CGTGAACATCGTAAAAAGGCATTGCTTCACTCATCATCCGCTGAAAGTGGAGAGTTGATGTCAACCTCAATACCGCCGACCAAGGAATCGAGGCGAGCTAGGAGCGTTGAGTCGAGGGCGATCAGCTTTTCAGGGTTGCTTAGGATGTCGTCCTCTAGCAATTTCAGAAACCCACAAAGCTCCTGGTCATTCTCTGAGGCGCCTACATGCTCAGACGCATTGCGAGAGTGGATCGTAGAAGTGGATAGAGTAGGATTTGGATCGTTCATGGCTCTGACATTATCCGTGCTTGAAGTTCTTGTCATGCTCTGCTTGCGTAAGTAGTAAAGCGAGGCTTGTCGCAGAGGGGGGAGTCGCTGATCCGGGCCCTTGGCCCGGCTTGCCTCAGGTCTGTCAAAAGGAGATGAAAGTGCTGTCATCGATCAAGGAATACCAACCAGTGCCACAGATCTCACAGAGCATCTGGATGATCCTCGGGCTTCCTTCACGTGGCACCATGCTTCATGACCTA
This genomic interval from Pseudomonas putida contains the following:
- a CDS encoding type II toxin-antitoxin system PrlF family antitoxin; the protein is MNDPNPTLSTSTIHSRNASEHVGASENDQELCGFLKLLEDDILSNPEKLIALDSTLLARLDSLVGGIEVDINSPLSADDE